The genomic window AATAAATCATATTTATAATAATTAACATGATATTTAAATTAAAAATATTTAGATTAAAATAAATTAAAATAAAAATAAATCAATAAAAATATCAAATAATATATTAAATAACATATCAAATAGAGATATTAACAATATTAATAACATATCAAAAATATCTCAAATAACATATGGGATATTATATTAAATATATTAAATATAATAATTCATAATTTATTGTTTTAGGAATATATTTTAAATTTTATTTAATGTATCTCCACGTAAGCCTCTTCGAATGGTTTCAAGAGAAGTTATGTCATCTGATGAAATATTTCCAAGATTAACTTCTTTTCCAAGCTTTAGAATAAAATAAACCTGCTGATCTTTGTTAGGTGCTTCCCAAATTATATTTTCTTCAGGAATATGTTTTTTAAGGTAGTCTACTTCTTCTTCTTTAGCTATTCCATTTTTATCAAAGATACCTATGTTTTTTCCACCTTCTCTAGCTTCAATAATTACTTTGTCAGACCCTGCTTTTAATTCTGCATTTACTAACTCTATTCTTCTATCTAGGCTAATTTTTGCATCTACCACAGGATCTTTTTTTCCAACTTCAGATAAAACATAGAATCCTTCTTTTTTAGCTCTTTTTATAAATTCTAATTTTTCATCTTCTTTCATATCAGTTGAACCATCAGAAATTTCAATAGCTTCAAAACCAATATCTTTAGCTTCTTTAAAAAATTCATCAATTTTTTTGTTGTTATAAGCTATTTCAAATAAAGTTCCACCAGTATATGGAATAATATCAAATGATTTATACATTTCTACTTTTCTTTTGATTATTTCTTTATCATGAACAATGATTGTTCCCCAACCAAATTTCAATAGATCAACATAATCTCCAGCTATCTCCATTAAACATTTTGCAGTTTCATATCCAAGACCTTTATCTAGAACCATGGTTAGTCCTTTATTTCGTGGTTTTTCTGTTCTTTTTGGAAGTAAAAATTCGAAACATTTCATATAATCACTTTTTAAACATGATGATTAGTTTTATTTTATTTAATTTTATTTAATTATTTTAATTAGTTATTTTATTTATTAGAGTCATTTCTTATTATTTTTATTATTTTTATCATTTTTATCATTCATTGTTAGTTTGTTTTTTATACTAATTATTATTTTTTATTTAAACATTTTCTATTTTATTCTAGTAATTAATTAGATTTTTAGTAATAAAAATATGATTTTTTTGATTAAAACAAGTTATAAATATATCTAAAATCAATATAATATTATTAATATTGTGTTATAATTAATATTCTTTTATAATATCTATTGTAATATAATATTTATATAATAATTTACTATAATATTCAATATTAGTATAAATTATCGAGTATTATAATATATAATAATCAAATTATATTTGGAAAAAATATATATAAATTAAATATGTATAAAATAATATATAAATATAGATTATACATTATAATTTATAATTAATTGAATATGAGGTGTTTTTATGGAAAAATCAATAACATACTTTGAAAAACCTGGAAAAGAAAATACAGATAATTTAATTGAAATTGTTAAGGAAAGATTAGTAGATTCTGATATTAAATATGTAGCTATTGCTTCAGTTTCTGGATCAACTGCTCTTAAATTAGGAGATGCTCTTGATTCAATTGGAATTGGGGATAAAATAAATATTATAAATGTGACTCATCATGCTGGATTCAAAGAGAAAAATAAACTTGAAATTAATGGTTCAATAATAGAAAAATTAGAAGATAAGGGAATTGTAACTTTTGCTGGTTCTCATGCATTGAGTGGTGTTGGAAGAGGAATTTCAAATAAATTTGGAGGTGTTACTCCTGTTGAAATTATAGCTGAAACACTTAGAATGTTTTCACAAGGGATTAAAGTTTGTGGAGAAATAACTATAATGTTAGCTGATGCAGGTCTCATTCCTGTTGATGAAGAAATTTTAGCTATTGGTGGTAGGGCAAATGGTTCAGATTCTGCAGCTATTATAACTCCAGCAAACATGACTAATGTTTTTGACATGAGAATCCATGAAATATTAGCTATGCCTAGAGATTAAGCTATATTTCACTGTATTTTCTTTATAAATTAGTTGTAAATTATATGTAAGATATTTAACTATCAATAATTTTTATATATTATTTGATAATCCATATAACAAATATTTTAAATTTTTTTAGAATAATAGATAATTTCTTAAATTTTATTATTATAATATAAAAATAGTTTTTGAAGTAAATTAGTTGTTTCTAATAAATTCTACTTTTTTTGTAAAGATAA from Methanobrevibacter sp. TMH8 includes these protein-coding regions:
- the comA gene encoding phosphosulfolactate synthase, whose product is MKCFEFLLPKRTEKPRNKGLTMVLDKGLGYETAKCLMEIAGDYVDLLKFGWGTIIVHDKEIIKRKVEMYKSFDIIPYTGGTLFEIAYNNKKIDEFFKEAKDIGFEAIEISDGSTDMKEDEKLEFIKRAKKEGFYVLSEVGKKDPVVDAKISLDRRIELVNAELKAGSDKVIIEAREGGKNIGIFDKNGIAKEEEVDYLKKHIPEENIIWEAPNKDQQVYFILKLGKEVNLGNISSDDITSLETIRRGLRGDTLNKI
- a CDS encoding pyruvate kinase alpha/beta domain-containing protein; amino-acid sequence: MEKSITYFEKPGKENTDNLIEIVKERLVDSDIKYVAIASVSGSTALKLGDALDSIGIGDKINIINVTHHAGFKEKNKLEINGSIIEKLEDKGIVTFAGSHALSGVGRGISNKFGGVTPVEIIAETLRMFSQGIKVCGEITIMLADAGLIPVDEEILAIGGRANGSDSAAIITPANMTNVFDMRIHEILAMPRD